One stretch of Arachis duranensis cultivar V14167 chromosome 1, aradu.V14167.gnm2.J7QH, whole genome shotgun sequence DNA includes these proteins:
- the LOC107493750 gene encoding uncharacterized protein LOC107493750, which translates to MVTSTPYYAQSNGQVEATNKIFNNLIKKHVGRKPRSWHKTLIQVLWAYQNFSRGSTNTSLYKLVYGHDAVLPLEINLNTMRVMKQDDLPIEDYWNAMFDEMNELDSEHIMALDNLVHKKKYSSNL; encoded by the coding sequence ATGGTGACTTCAACCCCGTATTACGCACAGTCAAATGGCCAGGTTGAGgctacaaataaaatttttaacaatttgATTAAGAAACATGTTGGTAGGAAGCCACGTAGTTGGCATAAGACATTAATTCAAGTTCTTTGGGCATATCAGAATTTTTCGAGGGGATCAACAAATACTTCGCTTTATAAATTAGTGTATGGTCATGATGCGGTATTGCCTTTGGAAATTAATCTTAATACTATGCGAGTGATGAAGCAAGATGATTTACCAATCGAGGATTATTGGAATGCTATGTTCGATGAGATGAATGAATTAGACAGTGAGCATATTATGGCACTTGATAATCTTgttcataaaaaaaagtatagctCGAATTTATAA
- the LOC107493668 gene encoding calcium-dependent protein kinase 10: protein MGNCNACVRGNDAVSDENNNKNPNGQGRKDKKTRPNPFAEEGLLRHSPAPIRVLKDVIPVGPHRTRITDKYVLGRELGRGEFGITYLCTDRETKQELACKSISKRKLRTAVDVEDVRREVAIMNALPDHPNVVKLRATYEDDENVHLVMELCAGGELFDRIVARGHYSERAAANVARTIAEVVRMCHVNGVMHRDLKPENFLFANKKENSVLKAIDFGLSVFFKPGERFTEIVGSPYYMAPEVLKRNYGPEVDVWSAGVILYILLCGVPPFWAETEQGVALAILRGVIDFKREPWPQISDSAKSLVRQMLEPDPKKRLTAEQVLEHSWLQNAKKASNVPLGDIVRTRLKQFSVMNRFKKRALRVIAEHLSVEEVEIIKDMFTLMDTDRDGKVTYEELKAGLKKVGSQLAEPEIRMLMEVADVDGNGVLDYGEFVAVTIHLQRMENDEHIRKAFTFFDKDGSGYIELDELEEALLDETGETDKDVLNDIMREVDTDKDGRISYDEFVAMMKTGTDWRKASRQYSRERFKSLSINLMKDGSLQLHDAVSGQAIVV from the exons ATGGGCAACTGCAACGCATGCGTGCGAGGAAACGACGCCGTTTCTGAcgagaacaacaacaaaaaccCCAACGGCCAGGGCCGTAAGGACAAGAAAACCCGCCCGAACCCATTCGCTGAGGAAGGCCTACTACGGCACTCCCCAGCCCCGATCCGTGTGCTGAAAGACGTGATTCCGGTGGGCCCGCACCGGACCAGAATCACGGACAAGTATGTTTTGGGTCGTGAACTGGGCCGGGGCGAGTTCGGGATCACGTACCTTTGTACGGACCGGGAAACAAAGCAGGAGCTAGCCTGCAAGTCCATCTCGAAGCGGAAACTTCGCACCGCCGTGGACGTGGAAGACGTCCGGCGGGAGGTGGCGATCATGAACGCGCTTCCTGACCACCCGAACGTGGTGAAGTTGAGGGCGACTTACGAGGACGACGAGAACGTTCACCTTGTGATGGAGCTTTGTGCTGGCGGCGAGCTTTTTGACCGGATCGTGGCGAGAGGACACTACAGCGAGCGCGCGGCGGCGAACGTGGCAAGGACAATTGCAGAGGTGGTGAGGATGTGTCACGTCAACGGTGTCATGCATCGGGACCTGAAGCCGGAGAATTTCTTGTTTGCGAATAAGAAGGAGAACTCGGTTCTTAAGGCCATTGACTTTGGACTCTCCGTGTTCTTCAAGCCTG GAGAGAGGTTTACGGAGATCGTTGGGAGTCCGTACTATATGGCGCCGGAGGTATTGAAGAGGAACTATGGGCCCGAAGTGGATGTGTGGAGTGCTGGCGTCATTCTTTATATTTTGTTGTGTGGAGTTCCTCCGTTTTGGGCAG agACCGAACAAGGGGTTGCATTAGCAATTTTGAGGGGAGTGATTGACTTCAAGAGGGAGCCATGGCCGCAGATATCAGATAGTGCTAAGAGCCTCGTGAGGCAGATGCTGGAGCCTGATCCTAAGAAGCGGTTGACAGCGGAGCAGGTTCTTG AACATTCCTGGCTACAGAATGCAAAGAAAGCTTCAAATGTTCCGTTAGGAGATATTGTGAGGACAAGGCTTAAGCAGTTCTCTGTGATGAACAGATTCAAAAAGAGAGCTCTTCGG GTGATTGCTGAACATTTATCTGTTGAAGAGGTAGAAATAATCAAAGATATGTTTACATTGATGGATACTGACAGAGATGGCAAAGTAACGTACGAGGAACTTAAGGCCGGGTTGAAGAAGGTTGGTTCGCAATTGGCTGAGCCAGAGATAAGGATGCTGATGGAAGTG GCTGATGTTGATGGGAATGGAGTACTGGACTATGGAGAGTTTGTAGCTGTGACGATTCACTTGCAAAGAATGGAGAATGATGAGCATATCCGCAAAGCATTCACGTTTTTTGACAAAGATGGGAGTGGCTATATTGAGTTAGATGAGCTAGAGGAAGCATTGCTGGATGAGACTGGAGAAACTGATAAGGATGTATTGAATGACATCATGCGAGAAGTCGACACTGACAAG GATGGTCGAATCAGCTATGACGAATTTGTAGCCATGATGAAGACAGGAACTGACTGGAGAAAAGCATCAAGGCAGTATTCAAGGGAGAGATTCAAAAGCTTAAGCATAAATTTGATGAAGGATGGTTCGCTTCAGCTTCATGATGCGGTTAGTGGCCAAGCTATAGTGGTTTGA